CTTGAGAGGGGATAGCAGCACGCTGTTGCGCGCCGTGACGCTACGCCCGCCACCGGGTTCGAATCCTTCGGTGGTCAGGGTCAGCAGGTAGGTTCCGGCGTTGAAACGCTCCAGCGGCAAGGTGAATTCGGCTTGGCCTTGTTCATCGGTGGTTTGAACGTTCAGTTCTTCGCTGATCTGAAGCGGTTGCTTGTCCGGATCGTACCAGGGATCGGCAAAGCTGAACTCGGGATATTCCTTGAAGCTGAAACGCGCACTGCGCACGTTCATGAAAGCCGTTACTTTGCGCCCCTGGGCCGGCGTGCCGAACAGGTTGCGCAGGCCCACGCGGGCCGTGAGCCGGGTTGCGGTACTCCATCCACGCTCCTCGATGCCGAGCAGCGTACTCCGGATTTTCAGGGTGTCGGGTTGGAATTCCTCGACGCGGAATTGGTCCAGGCCGATCATGCGGCCCCGGTGGTTGTTGTCGCGCACCAGATAGAGGGCCACTTGATAGGTGCCGGTTTCCGAGGCAGCTTGCGTGGCATAGGGATAGTCGAAGAAGCCCTTGGCCGGCAGCTTGAGGCGCTTGCTGGCAACCTCGGTGCCGCGTGGGTTGCGGATGGCGATTTCCAGGGGGATCCCTTCAATATTGTTCAGCGGCTGCGCTTTGACGATACAGCCGATGGCGACCTGCTCTCCCGGACGGTACAGGCCGCGGTCACTGAACAGGAAAGCCCCCAGGCTCTGCCCGTTGCGTTGCCGGTCGCGAACGCCGCCGACTTCGAAACGGGAGAAATTCAGTTGCCGGGTCCGGCGTTCAAAGGGGATAAAGGCCATGTCGTCGGCAGTTGTGACCACATAGGCGGTCGGCTGCTGCTCGTTCCTGAACCCCTTGGTGCTCGGAAACTTTACATGTCCCTCGGCGTCGGTGGTGCGGGTCAGTAGCGGCAGGCCGTTGCGCCCCTGCAGAGTGACCCTGGCGCCGGCCACCGGTTGCCCGTTGCCGAAAGATCGGACGAAGACGTCGTGACTCCGGTCGGCATTGTCCTTGACCAGCAGGCCGAAGTCGGTCACCAGGATCAGGCGTTTGTCGCTGACCCAGCTCATTTTGCGCTTACGGGTTTTGTCCCAGCCGCAGAGTTCCACAAAGAACAGTCCGCAGCGATCCCTGTCGGATGGCAGGTAGGCGCTGAGGTCGACGGAGGCGTAGTTGGCCTGTTGGGGCGGGAGCTGTTTCAGATCGATGATCTGCTGCGCATATTCGACGATATTGTCTTCGTCAAACCGGTAGCTGGCAAAGTCCGGGTCGCTTAAATCGCCGTACGTCTGACTGATCAGATGCTGCAACTGGCCCGGCAGCAGTTTGCCGATGCGGACCTGGAAGGCGTCCAGGCCGCGGGTCATGAGCCCCAATCGGTGGGATCCGGCCAGGGAGAGCAGCGCTCCGTCGGCGGCGATCTGGAGCTCCTTCGGGTATGTCGGCGCCCTCAACAGGGTGTCGTAGAACGAGGCATGCACGAAGCCGCCCAAAGAGGTCAGCCCCGGTTTGAGGCGAAGATAAAGAGTACCTCCCGGCGGTGCATCCAGGGGCAGGTGAAATTCCCTGGAAAAGCCGTGCTCCGTCTCGAGGGGCACCAGGGGCACAGGGGTGGCCTGGGCCAGAATCGCGGAAGTGACCTCCCGGGGGCTGCGCCAGCGGGAACTGTTTCGCTGCGGGTTGCGCGGCGGCAGCAGCCAGGCCTGCAGCTTGTCCTTAAGCTCGGCCTCGGTGATATCGTCGGTGAAGCGGAGTCTGAGAACCTGCTGCGGTTCATTGGTCGAGGTACGGACGATAATTGCCTCGGCCTCTTCCACTTTCAGAAAACTCAGTCGGTCGGGTATCAGTAACTCCTTGGCGAGTTGCCGCGTGGATGGCTCCCCGCCGATGGCCGGGGCGATACCGGCCTGTAGAGACAGCCGCAGGTAGTTGCTATGCTCCGGCAGTTGCAGCGGCATACTGTGGACATAGGCTTCGCGCTGGTTCTTGTCGTAGCTGAGAGTGAACCCGACTTTTTGAGGGCTGGCCTTGCTGTCCTTGTCGGAGGGATGCATGCTCAGGGCCAGGTGTTTTTCCAGGCTTTGGGCATCGACCGGATGGGAAAAACGCAGGGTCGCAACGGCCTGGCGGATTTTACGATTTCGCGGATCCTGGTAAAACTCCAGATTGTCGAGGTCGACATCAAAAGCCGGAGTGTCAAAGGTATAGTCCAGGCTGCTGAAACGGGATTCCGGGGAAAACAGCTGTTTGTCGAAGCGCAAACGGTAGCGGGTACCGGCCTGCCATTCCCGGTCGGGGACAAATATCAGGGTGCGGTCCCCCTCCCAACTCCACGTACCACTTATGGCAGGCTTCAGGCGGATGCCGGTTTCGATGCGTTGATCCACCAGGTCGAGGCGCGCCACCGATGGCATGATCTCGGGTATCTGTTGTTCCGGCTGCAGCCGCTGGGTATTGTAACGAAAGCTGACGCGCAGGGCATCAGGCTGCAGGGTTTCGTCGTTGGGGGTGATGCCCGGAGCCTCGATGTCGGCCGTCAACAGCAGAGGCCTGGGCAGGTGCCGATAGTAGCCGTAGCCAGCCACGACGGCGAAAGCCAGCAACGCCAGCAATCCCAGGCCGCTCCAGAATCGTTTAGGGCTTTGCTTGCGTGTGCGTTGCAACGCTGCGGCCCAGGGCGGCGGCGTCCAGGAAAACGATCCGGCAAGTTTATTTATCCCCAATCTGACGGCGCGGAGCAGTCTCTTCATCTTCTCATCCTTTGGCGAACACGGTGTTGGTGTGCAGAGATGTTGCGAAGCGTTTCCTTTCCGCATACCTCCGGCTAAATCCCTCAGGATCAAGTGTTTTTCATAATGGCACCCAAATATATCATGCGTACCGTTTCGTTAACAGGGGTATCGCAAGTGTCTATATAGAATGAAGGCGAACAAATAAACCGTAGAGACTTGTCAAGTTATGACTAGTAAAAGCCTTAACTATCCGAGCAATAAAAAGATTTTTTTATTTACATTCCTTATCGTGATCAGTATATTCCCCGACAAATAATTCTTTACTAATTATTGTATACATATTCTATTTGTTTAATTTTACCGTATACCGAAAAACGCTGGTGCCTTGCCTTTGTAACGAGCAAAGCTGTGTTCGATTTCAGAAGAACCATATCCGTTTAGCATAATCGTTGTTGATGAAACTAATACGTTTTGGCTTTGGAGGAAAGTATGACATTAAATTTGCGAGGGAAAATTTTATTGCCGACCATTATTGTCGTTGTGGTCGGGCTGGCATTGTCCGGGTTCTTGAATTACCGATCGTCAAAAGCGGCCCTGGAGACGACGATTAACGGCCAGTTAACCGAGTTGACACGGGGCTTGGCCGGCCAGTTTGAAGGCTGGATCGACGGCTTGATTCATGATATCGAGATCTGTTCTCAACGCGATGTTATGCGCAGAGCATTGCAGGCCGAGGGTGAGGATCAGCAATTGGCAACCCTGGACGCGGGTAAAGATCTCGAGACAATGCTCAAGGAGTACGGTGGTTACGAAGGATTTCATGTGGCCGGTATAGATGGCCGGGTGGTGGCATCCTCCGATCCGGCCGCTGTCGGCAAACTCGATATCAGCCAGCGAGACTATTTTAAGCAAAGTCTTGCGGGCAAGACAATTGTTTCCGAGGTATTGCGCAGCAAGGTGACCAACAACCCGATTTTTGTTATCGCAGTACCGGTGCATGACGGCACCCGGGTTGCGGGGGTGATTATCGGTGTGCTGGATCTTTTACAGTTTACCGATCAATACATCAAGCCGGTCAAAATCGGGCAGCGCGGTTATGTTTACGTGCTTGATGGCCAGGGGCGTTTCATTGCCCATCCCAACGGTAGCAATATTCTCAACGTCAATGTTGCCGGTTACGATTGGGGACAGGAGGTATTAGGCAAAAAGAGAGGCTTCACCTTCTACCAGTGGGAAGGTATCGACAAGCTGCTTGCTTACGACCAGGTTCCTTCAACCGGCTGGATTGTGGCGGCTTGCGCAGAAAACCATGATGTTTTTTCCGCCATCGACGGTATTCGCAATCAGAGTATTCTTGTCGCTCTCATTCTGCTGGGGGTACTGATCGGGGTGGTCTTTTTAATCGTGCGGCCGATTGTTAACGCCGTGCGTCTGGGGGCTCATTTCGCCGAAACCATCAGTCTGGGAGATCTGTCGGAGCGGCTGCATCTTGCCCGACAGGATGAAATCGGGCAGTTGGGGCAGGCTCTCGATACCATGGCCGACAGTCTGCAGGAAAAGGCACGACTTGCCGATCAGATCGCGCAGGGGAATCTGGCGGTGGAAGTTTCGTTGGCTTCGGACAAGGATCAGCTCGGCAAGGCCTTGCAGGGTATGACCGCCAATCTTAATGAGGTGCTCGGGGAGGTCAACGTTGCCGGGGAATATATCGCCAGTTGCGCAGCTCAGGTATCGGACTCGAGCCAATCCCTGTCGCAGAGTGCTACCGAAGCCGCCGCTTCCATGGAGGAAATCACCGCTTCCATGACCGAGATGGCCTCTCAGACCCGCCTCAATGCCGAAAATGCCGAGCAAGCCAATGAACTTTCCAAAGAGGCACATGGCGGTGCCACGCAGGGCGCCGAACTGATGGAAAAGATGCTTGCAGCCATCTGGGATATTAACGCATCGAGCGAAGATATTTCGAAAATTATCAAGGTGATCGACGAAATAGCCTTTCAGACCAACCTGCTGGCCCTCAATGCGGCCGTCGAAGCGGCGCGCGCCGGCCAGCACGGCAAAGGCTTCGCTGTCGTAGCCGAGGAGGTTCGGACTCTGGCGGCGCGCAGTGCCAAGGCAGCCAAGGAGACGGCAGAACTTATTGAAAATTCGGTGGCCAAGACGCGAAATGGCACAGAGCTGGCCGATAAGACCTCCGCGTCTTTGCAGACCATTGTCGATGGTGCCACCAAGGTATCGGATCTGGTCGCCGAGATTTCCATGGCGTCCAACGAGCAGGCTCAGGGTTTTAACCAGGTCAACATGGGCTTGGGGCAGATTGACGGCGTGACCCAGCAGAATACGGCCAATGCCGAGGAGAGTGCGGCTGCCGCCCAGGAGCTTACCGGACAGGCCGAGCGTTTGCAGCATGTGCTGGCACGTTTTACCCTGGCGAGCGCGCAAGCCTCCCGGCGTTCTGCGGCCGGACAAAAGGACATTTCAATCGAGGCTCAGCAAAAGCTGGCGCTGCCGCCTGCCTGACGTTTGTCGATGTTCGGCATAGAACAGGTTGCACCATAAAAAACGCCGTCCCTTCTGCCTGGCAGAGGTGGACGGCGTTTTTGTACAAGGGGCGGGCCGGAGTGTCAGCCCTCCCCATTTTTCGACGATTGTTATTAATGGCGCATGAATTTGTCCATATCCAGGAGGATTTTCACCGAATCGCCGGTTTTGCCGATACCCAGAATATAACTGTCGGTGGCGGCCATATCCCCGGAATGGGATTTTTCGATCTTGTCCTGCGGAATGTTGGATACTTCGTTGACACGGTCGACAATCATGCCGGTGGTCTGATCGTTGACTTGAATGACGACGATGCAGGTACGTTCGTCGTATTCACGTTCGGATAGTCCGAAGCGGATGCGTACGTCGACGACCGGAATAACCCGACCGCGCAGATTGATCACGCCTTTGATGAAGTGTGGCATGTCGGGTACTTTGGTAATCTTCTGCACGCCTATGATTTCGATGACATGCTCGATACCCATACCGTATTCCTCATCGGCAATCCAGAAAGTGAGGAATTTATCCTTCATGGTATCTTCTGACTCGACGGCGGTTTCAAGGCCACTGTTGATCGAAGCTTGCGACATCTGTTTGGCTGTGCTTTGGCTGTTAGGCATGGCTTCCACTGTTTTCTCCTCCAGGATAAATGCGATGGTGTAGCAATATCTTTGGGGCTCGAATCCTCAGAATGCATATGTCGATTGAAATAAAAAAATCCACCTTGCAAACCGAAGGCGGATGGAGACATGAAACCGGCCGCAAGGCGGTGTCGTGTCTGAAAGGCATCGATTTCTTCGGTAGCCTGGCGGCCCGCCTGCAACGGGTCCATGGCTTTGCGTCCCCGAGTTACCCCGAGTTTGCTATTTTCGGAAAACTTTATGTGATCCGTATAAGATCTTCTCCTTTGTGCCATATATCGGCCGGCAAGGTCAATAAAACAAAATAAAAAAACAGGGCCGACAGCATCGGCCCTGTTTTTTTGAATCGCGGATCTGCTTATTCAGGCAGTACGACGCAGCAGATGAGTTCTACCCGGCGGTTCAGGTAGCGCCCTTCTTCGGTATCGTTGGTGGCGACAGGTTGGGCCTCGCCGTAACCTCGCGACTTAAGCTTGGCGGCATCCAGGCCGTAATTGTCGATGAGAGCCTGGCGAACCGCCTCGGCCCGTTTTTCGGAGAGCCGCTGGTTGTAGGTGTCGCGGCCCTTGCTGTCGGTATGTCCGGCCAGCAGGATGAATGGGACGTTGGCGTTGGCCCGGACAAAAGCTGCGGCCTTGTCGAGTTCCCCTTTGAATTCGGGTTTGATAACAGCCTGATCAAAGTCGAAATTGATCCGCAGCGTGAGTTTGAGATCGCAACCTTTTTCATCGACATTCATGCCTTTGGGGGTGTCGGGGCACTGGTCGAGGTAGTCGAAGACGCCGTCACCGTCGGTATCCAGGGGGCAGCCCTTGGCATCGACGGGAGCGCCTTTGGGAGTATCGGGGCACTGGTCGAGGTAGTCGAAGACACCGTCGCCGTCAGTATCCAGGGGGCAGCCCTTGGCATCGACGGGAGCGCCTTTGGGAGTATCGGGGCACTGGTCGAGATAGTCGAAAACACCGTCGCCGTCGGTATCCAGGGGGCAGCCCTTGGCATCGACGGGAGCGCCTTTGGGAGTATCGGGGCACTGGTCGAGGTCATCGGTGACGCCATCGCCGTCGCTGTCCACGGGCTCTTTTTTAACGGGCTGTTCGGTTCCGGCAAATTGAAACTGGAAGCCGGCCGTATAGATAATATTGTTTTCCAGGTTGCTTTCGTTGAAGCCGATCATGTGGCGCACATCGGCGCGCAGAGCGACGTTTTCGCCCAAGAAATAGAGCAGTCCGGCTCCGTAGTTGGTCATAAACTCATCGTCTCCATCGAGACTGTATCCCCCGACACCGGCGGCCAGATAAGGAACCAGTTTGTTCTCGGGCATGAAACGATACAGACCGTCGAGGCGATAATTCCAGAAATCGACATCGTCGCCGCTGCCTTCTTCTTCCAGATTGGCGCCACCCACAACCGCTTCCAATCCCAATTGTTGGGTGAAGTTGTAGCCGAGGCCGAGGCTGTAGGCGAGTCCTTCGCTGTCGACGGGCTGGTCACCTTCCATGGTGATGCCGCCGATCATGGGAGACAGGGTAAGGACGCCGGTTTTGATTTCGGCGTGAGACATGACGGGGATGGCACTGCACGTCAGGACGAGCGCAGCTGCAAGAAATCGTGCGAGTTTCATGGGGTACCTCCGTGGTAAATTTCATGGGTGGAATAAATGCGTACCGTATTAGTAATGTTTTGGCGATGATAGCACTTCAGGTGATATTCTTCAAGAGTTATAATATTGCTATTTTAACATTCAAAAGTTTGACGCCTTGGGTGGTGTGCCAGTGATATACGCCGGCATGGGTGGATATCCAGGACCGTTGATTTTATGTATATTTTTTTATGCTATCACTTTTAAAGGGTTCGTCCAGAGATGATCAGGCATAAAAAAACCCGGCAAGGGGTGCCGGGTTTCGGAAAGTATCTGCAGGAGAAAATTACATATGCTGGAAGGATACTTCCACATCCTGGCGGTGTGCGGGGTTGATCTTCCACAGAGAACGTCGGCGGAAGCTGAATGTGCTTGCGATAAGGACATCGGGAAATTGTTCGATGCGGATGTTGTACAGATTCACCGAGTCGTTGAAAAATTCGCGGCGATCGGCGATCTGGTCTTCGATTTCCGTAATACGGTTGCCGAGGTTGCGGAACATCGTGTCGGCTTTGAGGTCCGGATAGCGTTCCACCACCATGAACAGCGAGCGCAGGGTGTCGCTCAGCATGTTCTGCGCGTCAAGCTTTTCCTTGGTGCCTCGGGCATTCTGCACCATGGACCGGGCTTTGATGACCGCCTCAAGGGTCTTTTGCTCGTGCTGCATGTATCCTTCACAGACCTTGATGAGCTTCGGCAGTTCGTCGAAACGTTGCTTGAGCAATATGTCGATGTTGCTCCAGGCGCGGTCGATATTGTTTCTAAGGCTTACCAGGGCGTTGTAGATGGTGATGATGTATCCGGCCACAATCAGCAGCACCAGCGCCAGAACTCCCAGAAAAACAAGAAAAAGCATTGTGTCCTCCTTGCCAGCAGATCATATCACTGCGGCTGCAAAAAATTTATCAGCGTCATTAAGGTCCAGACCAGACCGCCAAGCGATCCGGCAAACAAAGGCAGGGTCAGCAAGATATAATTGCGAACCAGGTGTCGTTCCGATTCGGCCTCGGCGATGACGAAAGGAATCGATCTTTGACGGGGCCGGCCGACAATCACCCGATCGCTTTGTGTTACCCGGGTGTGATCGCCGGCGAGGCTGTCCTGCAGTACCTGCTGTTCGATGTTGTTGCGTGCATGTTCCCATTCCGTTTCGCAAATGCGGCCGTCGCCATCGCGGTCGTACTGCTGCAACGCGTCCGGATTGCGTTTGAGTTCCTGCAGCGCACGGGTGACCCGCGCTCGCAGAGAGGCGTCCCTGCGTTTGTTTTCACGGGCCTGGCCGAGAATATACAGCTGCGTACCTTCGGTGACCATCTCTTCGATCCATTTTTCACTGCTGCTGCCGCCAACGCTGCCGAACATGGTGTTGGAACGGCCGCCGTAGGATTCCTGGCGGTGACGGGCGGTGACGGATGCGCCGCACGGATCGATGGTGACTCTGCCGGTGTCGTCCTCCAGATAAAAAGGCACGTGGCCACTGTCCGTGGTACTCGTAAGCCGCCAGTTGTTCTTGCTGTCGCGTCGGTATTTGCGGAGCCGGTAAAAAATGCAGGGCAACTGACTTAACGGCGATACCAGTGCGAATTTTCTGGTGGCCCGGCCTTGCAATTCCACCAGTCCCATGGACAGAGAACGGGCCTTGCTTGTCGGGGTGTTTTCCACATGTCGCTTCAGACGCCAGAAGTGGAGGGCGCCCCAGAAGCAGAGGCCGGTCAGCAGTGCCGGCAGAATAGCGGTTCTTATGCCGGCGCGTAAGGTGGAAACCACCGCGTTAGTGCCGGTAGCGGTCAACAGGCCGAAGCCCACCGCCACGGCAATGCCCAGGGTCAGTTGCGGGCTGGCCGTGCGTTGCGCTCCCGTTTGTGGCGGAGGCGGCGGCAGGCTGACGCTGGGGGCGGGTTGCGAGGGGGCGGTAGCAGCAGGTGCTTCCTCCCCAAGCTCTTTTCGCAGCATCTCCAGCAAAGGATGGGCTACCGTACCGGCGGACATTGCAGAGGCTGGGGAGACAGAACCGGATTCGTCCAGTTCGGTCATCAGCCAGCCAAAACGGGTCAGGGCGGCCAGGTTGTCGCGTTGCCAGTTCGGGCCGTCTTCGTCGGTTTTGAGGCGACACCCGGGCAGGTTGGCAAGACCAAAATCGAGTTGCAGTCGGCAAGAAGCGACCTGCCGGCGAATCTGCTGCAAAAGGACCTTCAGGTTGCCGACAGAGCTGAGGGTGG
This DNA window, taken from Syntrophotalea carbinolica DSM 2380, encodes the following:
- a CDS encoding LemA family protein — protein: MLFLVFLGVLALVLLIVAGYIITIYNALVSLRNNIDRAWSNIDILLKQRFDELPKLIKVCEGYMQHEQKTLEAVIKARSMVQNARGTKEKLDAQNMLSDTLRSLFMVVERYPDLKADTMFRNLGNRITEIEDQIADRREFFNDSVNLYNIRIEQFPDVLIASTFSFRRRSLWKINPAHRQDVEVSFQHM
- a CDS encoding GIDE domain-containing protein translates to MSQSDPTYQLIARSVAADHQGLAELRPLLARKFDLDGYILRQRLIGRGCNCIAEGKRERLTNIADLLAEQNIRSWIIEAKTPRFAPQRLRSVRLGDEQLALVTGEGTVNLTAEHRVLAVLADLSGQAAAKNLKFHMAQRVYNGVRETRPLGDAELAKATLRGKPVLDVYRFNDQGEVDAAVRILPGRFDPRGLGDLATLSSVGNLKVLLQQIRRQVASCRLQLDFGLANLPGCRLKTDEDGPNWQRDNLAALTRFGWLMTELDESGSVSPASAMSAGTVAHPLLEMLRKELGEEAPAATAPSQPAPSVSLPPPPPQTGAQRTASPQLTLGIAVAVGFGLLTATGTNAVVSTLRAGIRTAILPALLTGLCFWGALHFWRLKRHVENTPTSKARSLSMGLVELQGRATRKFALVSPLSQLPCIFYRLRKYRRDSKNNWRLTSTTDSGHVPFYLEDDTGRVTIDPCGASVTARHRQESYGGRSNTMFGSVGGSSSEKWIEEMVTEGTQLYILGQARENKRRDASLRARVTRALQELKRNPDALQQYDRDGDGRICETEWEHARNNIEQQVLQDSLAGDHTRVTQSDRVIVGRPRQRSIPFVIAEAESERHLVRNYILLTLPLFAGSLGGLVWTLMTLINFLQPQ
- a CDS encoding methyl-accepting chemotaxis protein, whose translation is MTLNLRGKILLPTIIVVVVGLALSGFLNYRSSKAALETTINGQLTELTRGLAGQFEGWIDGLIHDIEICSQRDVMRRALQAEGEDQQLATLDAGKDLETMLKEYGGYEGFHVAGIDGRVVASSDPAAVGKLDISQRDYFKQSLAGKTIVSEVLRSKVTNNPIFVIAVPVHDGTRVAGVIIGVLDLLQFTDQYIKPVKIGQRGYVYVLDGQGRFIAHPNGSNILNVNVAGYDWGQEVLGKKRGFTFYQWEGIDKLLAYDQVPSTGWIVAACAENHDVFSAIDGIRNQSILVALILLGVLIGVVFLIVRPIVNAVRLGAHFAETISLGDLSERLHLARQDEIGQLGQALDTMADSLQEKARLADQIAQGNLAVEVSLASDKDQLGKALQGMTANLNEVLGEVNVAGEYIASCAAQVSDSSQSLSQSATEAAASMEEITASMTEMASQTRLNAENAEQANELSKEAHGGATQGAELMEKMLAAIWDINASSEDISKIIKVIDEIAFQTNLLALNAAVEAARAGQHGKGFAVVAEEVRTLAARSAKAAKETAELIENSVAKTRNGTELADKTSASLQTIVDGATKVSDLVAEISMASNEQAQGFNQVNMGLGQIDGVTQQNTANAEESAAAAQELTGQAERLQHVLARFTLASAQASRRSAAGQKDISIEAQQKLALPPA
- a CDS encoding OmpA family protein, whose amino-acid sequence is MKLARFLAAALVLTCSAIPVMSHAEIKTGVLTLSPMIGGITMEGDQPVDSEGLAYSLGLGYNFTQQLGLEAVVGGANLEEEGSGDDVDFWNYRLDGLYRFMPENKLVPYLAAGVGGYSLDGDDEFMTNYGAGLLYFLGENVALRADVRHMIGFNESNLENNIIYTAGFQFQFAGTEQPVKKEPVDSDGDGVTDDLDQCPDTPKGAPVDAKGCPLDTDGDGVFDYLDQCPDTPKGAPVDAKGCPLDTDGDGVFDYLDQCPDTPKGAPVDAKGCPLDTDGDGVFDYLDQCPDTPKGMNVDEKGCDLKLTLRINFDFDQAVIKPEFKGELDKAAAFVRANANVPFILLAGHTDSKGRDTYNQRLSEKRAEAVRQALIDNYGLDAAKLKSRGYGEAQPVATNDTEEGRYLNRRVELICCVVLPE
- a CDS encoding chemotaxis protein CheW, producing the protein MPNSQSTAKQMSQASINSGLETAVESEDTMKDKFLTFWIADEEYGMGIEHVIEIIGVQKITKVPDMPHFIKGVINLRGRVIPVVDVRIRFGLSEREYDERTCIVVIQVNDQTTGMIVDRVNEVSNIPQDKIEKSHSGDMAATDSYILGIGKTGDSVKILLDMDKFMRH